A genome region from Streptomyces sp. NBC_01296 includes the following:
- the dop gene encoding depupylase/deamidase Dop — translation MTVRRVMGIETEYGISVPGHPNANAMLTSSQIVNAYAAAMHRARRARWDFEEENPLRDARGFDLAREAADNSQLTDEDIGLANVILTNGARLYVDHAHPEYSSPEITNPLDAVLWDKAGERIMAEAAVRAAQLPGAQPIHLYKNNTDNKGASYGTHENYLMKRETPFSEIVRHLTPFFVSRQVVTGAGRVGIGQDGREHGFQISQRADYFEVEVGLETTLKRPIINTRDEPHSDAEKYRRLHVIIGDANLSEISTYLKLGTTALVLSMIEDSFINVDLAVDQPVRTLHQVSHDPDLHHLITLRSGRTLTAVQLQMEYFELARKYVDERFGSDADEQTKDVLIRWEDVLGRLESDPMSLSGELDWIAKREILEGYRRRDGLGWDAARLHLVDLQYADVRPEKGLYNRLVARGKMKRLVEEPAVERAQGKPPEDTRAYFRGRCLEQYADDVAAASWDSVIFDLPGRDSLQRVPTLEPLRGTRKHVKELLDRCRTAEDLVRVLSGN, via the coding sequence ATGACCGTACGGCGAGTAATGGGAATCGAGACGGAGTACGGGATCTCCGTCCCGGGCCACCCGAACGCCAATGCCATGCTCACCTCGTCCCAGATCGTCAACGCCTACGCGGCGGCGATGCACCGGGCGCGACGCGCCCGCTGGGACTTCGAGGAGGAGAATCCGCTGCGGGACGCCCGCGGCTTCGACCTCGCCCGCGAGGCCGCCGACAACAGCCAGCTCACCGACGAGGACATCGGCCTCGCCAACGTCATCCTCACCAACGGCGCACGGCTCTACGTCGACCACGCGCACCCCGAATACAGCTCCCCGGAGATCACCAACCCGCTCGACGCCGTCCTCTGGGACAAGGCCGGCGAACGGATCATGGCCGAGGCGGCCGTACGCGCCGCCCAGCTCCCCGGAGCCCAGCCCATCCACCTCTACAAGAACAACACCGACAACAAGGGCGCCTCCTACGGCACGCACGAGAACTACCTGATGAAGCGGGAAACCCCCTTCTCGGAGATCGTGCGCCACCTCACCCCCTTCTTCGTCTCCCGCCAGGTCGTGACCGGCGCCGGACGCGTGGGCATCGGCCAGGACGGCCGCGAGCACGGCTTCCAGATCAGCCAGCGCGCGGACTACTTCGAAGTCGAGGTCGGCCTCGAGACCACACTCAAGCGCCCCATCATCAACACTCGCGACGAGCCGCACTCGGACGCCGAGAAGTACCGCCGGCTGCACGTGATCATCGGCGACGCCAACCTCTCCGAGATCTCGACGTACCTCAAGCTCGGCACCACCGCCCTCGTCCTCTCGATGATCGAGGACTCCTTCATCAACGTCGACCTGGCCGTGGACCAGCCGGTGCGCACCCTGCACCAGGTCTCCCACGACCCCGACCTGCACCACCTGATCACGCTGCGCAGCGGCCGCACCCTGACCGCCGTGCAACTCCAGATGGAGTACTTCGAGCTGGCCAGGAAGTACGTGGACGAGCGTTTCGGCTCCGACGCCGACGAGCAGACCAAGGACGTGCTGATCCGCTGGGAGGACGTGCTCGGCCGGCTCGAGAGCGACCCGATGAGCCTGTCGGGAGAGCTCGACTGGATCGCGAAGCGCGAGATCCTCGAGGGCTACCGCAGGCGCGACGGCCTCGGCTGGGACGCCGCCCGGCTCCACCTGGTGGACCTCCAGTACGCGGACGTACGGCCCGAGAAGGGCCTCTACAACCGCCTGGTGGCCCGCGGCAAGATGAAGCGGCTGGTGGAGGAGCCGGCGGTGGAGCGCGCCCAGGGCAAGCCGCCGGAGGACACCCGGGCGTATTTCCGGGGCCGGTGCCTGGAGCAGTACGCGGACGACGTCGCCGCGGCCTCGTGGGACTCGGTGATCTTCGACCTCCCGGGCCGCGACTCGCTCCAGCGGGTCCCGACGCTGGAACCCCTGCGGGGTACCCGCAAGCACGTGAAGGAGCTCCTGGACCGCTGCCGCACGGCGGAGGACCTGGTGCGGGTACTCAGCGGGAACTGA
- a CDS encoding ubiquitin-like protein Pup: protein MATKDTGGGQQKATRSTEEVEEAAVEESTDLKERQEKLSDDVDSVLDEIDDVLEENAEDFVRSFVQKGGQ from the coding sequence ATGGCGACCAAGGACACCGGCGGCGGACAGCAGAAGGCGACTCGCTCGACCGAGGAGGTCGAGGAGGCGGCGGTCGAGGAATCGACCGACCTCAAGGAACGCCAGGAAAAGCTCTCCGACGACGTCGACTCCGTACTTGACGAGATTGACGATGTACTCGAAGAGAATGCTGAGGATTTCGTGAGGTCGTTCGTGCAGAAGGGTGGCCAGTAA
- a CDS encoding endonuclease VII domain-containing protein: MRKYGITEAERDEMIAAQGGVCLICRDAPAEHVDHDHQTGKVRGVLCFSCNAALGQFKDRPDVMRRAAAYVEGNLWNPTLVAQGVYRQPS, from the coding sequence ATGCGGAAGTACGGCATCACTGAGGCCGAGCGTGACGAGATGATCGCCGCTCAAGGCGGGGTCTGTCTGATCTGCCGGGATGCTCCAGCAGAGCACGTTGATCACGATCATCAGACGGGTAAGGTCCGAGGCGTACTGTGCTTCAGCTGTAACGCAGCCTTGGGACAGTTCAAGGATCGGCCGGACGTCATGCGACGTGCAGCCGCTTACGTGGAAGGAAACCTGTGGAACCCAACACTCGTAGCACAGGGCGTCTACCGGCAGCCTTCCTGA
- the prcA gene encoding proteasome subunit alpha, with translation MSTPFYVSPQQAMADRAEYARKGIARGRSLVVIQYADGIVFVGENPSRALHKFSEIYDRIGFAAAGKYNEYENLRIGGVRYADLRGYTYDRDDVTARGLANVYAQTLGTIFSSAGEKPYEVELVVAEVGATAAGDQIYRLPHDGSIVDEHGSVAVGGNAEQISTYLDQRHRDGMTLSEALKLAVQALSSQANSADKAIPAERLEVAVLDRTRAQQRKFKRIRGRQLSRLLEADVTAAVQADAVSNDEAPEDDSEE, from the coding sequence GTGTCGACTCCGTTCTACGTCTCACCCCAGCAGGCCATGGCCGACCGGGCGGAATACGCCCGCAAGGGCATCGCCCGCGGTCGCAGCCTTGTCGTGATTCAGTACGCCGACGGCATCGTGTTCGTCGGCGAGAACCCGTCCCGTGCGCTGCACAAGTTCAGCGAGATCTACGACCGGATCGGCTTCGCGGCCGCCGGCAAGTACAACGAGTACGAGAACCTGCGGATCGGTGGTGTGCGTTACGCGGATCTGCGTGGATACACGTACGACCGTGACGATGTGACGGCCCGTGGGCTGGCCAACGTGTACGCGCAGACGCTGGGCACGATCTTCTCCTCTGCCGGTGAGAAGCCGTACGAGGTGGAGTTGGTGGTGGCCGAGGTGGGTGCGACGGCCGCGGGTGACCAGATCTACCGGCTGCCGCACGACGGTTCGATCGTGGACGAGCACGGTTCGGTGGCCGTCGGTGGCAATGCCGAGCAGATCAGTACGTACCTGGATCAGCGTCACCGGGACGGGATGACGTTGTCCGAGGCGCTGAAGCTGGCGGTGCAGGCGCTGTCGAGCCAGGCGAACAGTGCGGACAAGGCGATTCCGGCGGAGCGGCTGGAGGTTGCGGTGCTGGACCGGACGCGGGCTCAGCAGCGGAAGTTCAAGCGGATCCGGGGCCGGCAGCTTTCGCGGTTGCTGGAGGCGGATGTCACGGCGGCCGTGCAGGCGGATGCCGTGTCGAACGACGAGGCTCCCGAGGACGATTCCGAGGAGTAG
- the prcB gene encoding proteasome subunit beta has protein sequence MEPNTRSTGRLPAAFLTPGSSSFMDFLGAHSPEMLPGNRRLPEGVVEAPHGTTIVATTFPGGVVLAGDRRATMGNMIAQRDIEKVFPADEYSAVGIAGTAGLAVEMVKLFQLELEHFEKVEGATLSLEGKANRLSTMIRSNLGMAMQGLAVVPLFAGWDEGKEKGRIFSYDVTGGRSEEHGFAATGSGSIFARGSMKKLYRPDLTEEQATTLVVQALYDAADDDSATGGPDLYRHIYPIVTVITDEGFRRLSDEESQELARTVTNRRLEQPDGPRAALL, from the coding sequence GTGGAACCCAACACTCGTAGCACAGGGCGTCTACCGGCAGCCTTCCTGACGCCGGGGTCCTCGTCCTTCATGGACTTCCTTGGGGCGCACTCGCCCGAGATGCTGCCGGGGAACCGGAGGCTGCCCGAGGGCGTCGTCGAGGCGCCGCACGGGACGACCATCGTGGCGACCACCTTCCCCGGCGGGGTCGTGCTCGCCGGTGACCGGCGGGCGACCATGGGGAACATGATCGCGCAGCGGGACATCGAGAAGGTGTTCCCGGCCGACGAGTACTCCGCGGTGGGCATCGCCGGTACGGCCGGCCTGGCCGTGGAGATGGTGAAGCTGTTCCAGCTGGAGCTGGAGCACTTCGAGAAGGTGGAGGGGGCGACCCTCTCCCTCGAGGGCAAGGCGAACCGGCTCTCCACCATGATCCGGAGCAATCTGGGCATGGCCATGCAGGGGCTGGCGGTCGTGCCGCTGTTCGCCGGCTGGGACGAGGGCAAGGAGAAGGGCCGGATCTTCTCCTACGACGTGACCGGCGGCCGCTCCGAGGAGCACGGCTTCGCCGCCACCGGTTCCGGCTCGATCTTCGCGCGCGGCTCCATGAAGAAGCTGTACCGCCCCGACCTGACGGAGGAGCAGGCCACCACCCTCGTCGTACAGGCCCTGTACGACGCGGCCGACGACGACTCGGCGACCGGTGGGCCGGACCTGTACCGCCACATCTACCCGATCGTCACCGTCATCACGGACGAGGGATTCCGCAGGCTCAGCGACGAGGAGTCGCAGGAGCTCGCCCGTACGGTCACCAACCGTCGTCTGGAGCAGCCCGACGGCCCGCGCGCCGCCCTGCTCTGA